The following are encoded in a window of Paraburkholderia hospita genomic DNA:
- a CDS encoding ESPR-type extended signal peptide-containing protein, which translates to MNRTYKSVWNEAAGTYVAAAENTRAQGRKSSRRALNIASAAIASAVTFGSYGAAWAADPGLTPKPTSSAANLSTPTPNSDWFCFLFWCGGSGSTTNITYNGVNAQDAYAYTYDRNNLKYFHVQSSLGDSSATGGDAIAIGGGAQANGVSKNGTTYGSEGANTGNGPIAIGGASLAQGATNIAVGVNAVADGLYHAVAVGGDADAADVYTVAIGGHSLASASTSTALGSHASALASGSVALGEGSVATRSNTVSVGKQGGERQITNVAAGSAGTDAVNVNQLNAAIAAGGGGGGESGGGGGGNTINLPPDLKYFHASSALADASAAGQETVAVGGNATALAANSVALGSNSVADRANTVSVGNDLTNRQITHLAAGTADTDAVNVGQLNTTVQNAITGGALPNLVVYDSVAHNALTLGGVGATQPVRLMNVAPGAITQNSTDAINGSQMFQLAQATQQGFNDVGNGMSALAQSTATALGGNSSANTPDGSITPPSYKIGDQTYHNVGEALDALAANGGGGGGSANSVNYDTAAHNVVTLGGTLAHAPVALTNVANGAINANSTDAINGKQMYATTSTVANAIGAGASVKADGTLAAPSYVISGVTYNNMGSAINAIGAVGQDVQITARYVKVTSTASQALSNGVETTAIGGAAYASGDRSVAIGTGARAQYDDSVALGSNAQVYESNTVSVGRKGGEKRVTNVADGVSATDAATVGQLTALQKALSTTSPIVHSMLLTDTSVLDYIKVSPNVMTGAPTSVSNDLNAMAIGPSANASGTNALAVGAGAGAARTGSTAVGSGAAALAVNSTVIGQGASTGFNALNGVSIGYMADAENANSLGFGSFSIAGGTGSVALGYNALVFTAATNAMALGTGATATTAGSIALGTGSIADRANTISVGNATAQRQIVNVAAGTANTDAVNVSQLRGVTSALGGGASVAGDGSVAKPSYVIGGTTYNDVGSALDAAAGSGSADAVKYDTAAHNRVTLGGTSATSPVKLTNVAAGSANSDAVNVKQLKDLGATVDTNGNVTNGFVAYDDATNANVTLKGASGTKIKNVAAGTLSTASMDAVNGSQLYQTNQNVANVSANVSTINTIVNNIAAGGGIKYFHANTTLADSQAGGADSVAIGGNAQATTTGSVALGSNARVTANNAVAIGYNAVADRANTVSVGASGAERQIVNVAAGSTNTDAVNLKQLKDLGATVDPNGNVTNGFVAYDDATKSKVTLGGVAATTPVKVANVAAGSANNDAVNVKQLKDLGATVDTSGNVTNGFVAYDDASKNTVTLKGASGTKITNVAPGAITSASKDAVNGSQLYQTNQNVANIGASVNNVTNYYNTLVEGGGIKYFHANSALGDSLASADDAIAIGGNAQASASASIALGANTHATAANAVALGSGSVADRANTISVGASGAERQVVNVAAGTANTDAVNVSQLKGITTVLGGGADVAADGSIRKPQYVINGTTYNDVGQAIDAAAQTGGTAVDAVRYDTSAHNKVTLGGISATSPVKLTNVAAGSANSDAVNVKQLKDLGANVDTNGNVTNGFVAYDDSTGASVTLKGASGTKIKNVVAGVLSESSMEAVNGSQLYQTNQNVANLAGNVNNMSDTLNNLNDGGGLKYFHANSALADSQAGGTNSVAIGGNAQATTADSVALGSNARTTAANAVALGSGSLADRANSVSVGAGGAERQIVNVAAGSQNTDAVNLKQLKDLGASFDNNGNVTSAFVAYDSAAKNKVTFGGVGATSTVKLSNVAAGSANTDAVNVKQLKDLGAAVDTNGNVTNGFVAYDDASKASVTLKGASGTKITNLIAGALNANSTDAVNGSQLYQTNQNVANVTNNLANLAGNVNNMSDTLNNLNDGGGLKYFHANSTLADSQAGGANSVAIGGNAQATTADSVALGSNARTTAANSVALGSGSLADRANSVSVGAGGAERQIVNVAAGSQNTDAVNLKQLKDLGASFDNNGNVTSAFVVYDTTAKNKVTFGGVGATSTVKLSNVAAGSANTDAVNVKQLKDLGATVDTNGNVTNAFVAYDDASKASVTLKGASGTKITNLIAGALNANSTDAVNGSQLYQTNQNVANIGASVNNVANYYNTLVEGGGIKYFHANSSLDDSLASGQDAIAIGGNAQANDTGAVSIGAGALADRSNSIAIGQNAQASAANSVALGANSSTTATLTTPAYQPGTTQLAGTTPVGEVSVGSTGNERRVTNVAAGAAETDAVNVSQLRSAVDASSSGVLAEAVVYDNAQHNSVTLGGTTATSPVALKNVAPGAIASGSRDAINGSQLYNVASTTAAALGGGAALGSDGKIAAPTYVISGNSYNDVGNALSAIGTAVDGATTYMKYFKVVPPSDPQLDAPAVATGVFAMALGAGAAANGPYTMALGSGSFAGAQFGVAIGYNARATFANSVAVGNGSQTTAENTVSVGTVQLQRRITNVADGIDSTDAVTMHQFSELQGQMLHATNAPRSMLLGAPNPLDFIAVSPTTTTTNMTLTSNDPNALAIGPGATSTAANTTSVGTLATAGGNKSTAVGAGAGAAREGATAVGQGSAALGINATVIGTGASTGFGAENAVALGYMASAIGAGSMSFGADADANGTGSIAFGNGSMTLTPATNSVALGANSVAARANTISVGSDTLQRQIVNVAAGTSNTDAVNVSQLKGITTVLGGGAGIASDGSVKKPVYTIGGQTYSDVGAALNAAAASGGGASPDAVSYDTAAHSRVTFGGATGAPVTLANVAPGLLAPNSTEAINGAQLYNTASTVAGALGSGATVGSDGKVKAPVYTIGGSTYNNVGTALSAVDSALATGGNPNGVVYDSSARSKVTLGGASASTPVTLTNLADAKADSDAVNLKQLKAAGIAVDPSTGLVTNALVAYDGASKSSVTFNAGGSPTHLKNVADAVDALDAVNLRQMQSYVSTQITNYTPTSTPLPVVNDLPVGTATGSDAIAIGNGANASGSGAIAIGARTATAGDQSVALGVAASAPATNAVALGANSVADRDNSVSMGAVGSERQITNVAAGTAATDAVNLGQMNSAISGVYKSMHDMDRDNKRGIAAASALNIVTPYLPGRTTLNAGVAGYRGTAALGVGVSRWNEKGSVNYNLGVSSAGGNSTIVRAGVGIVFGD; encoded by the coding sequence ATGAACAGAACTTATAAATCAGTGTGGAACGAAGCTGCCGGCACCTATGTCGCCGCAGCGGAAAACACCCGCGCGCAAGGCAGGAAGTCGAGCCGCCGTGCGCTCAACATCGCTTCTGCGGCAATTGCATCGGCTGTCACGTTTGGCTCGTACGGCGCGGCCTGGGCGGCCGATCCCGGTCTCACACCCAAACCGACATCGAGCGCCGCCAACCTCTCGACACCCACGCCCAACAGCGACTGGTTCTGTTTCCTGTTCTGGTGCGGTGGTAGCGGCAGCACGACCAACATCACCTACAACGGTGTCAACGCGCAGGACGCGTACGCGTACACCTACGACCGCAACAACCTGAAGTACTTTCACGTCCAGTCCAGTCTCGGTGATTCGTCCGCGACGGGCGGCGACGCGATCGCCATCGGCGGCGGTGCGCAAGCCAATGGCGTCAGCAAGAACGGCACGACATACGGCTCCGAAGGAGCGAATACAGGCAACGGTCCGATCGCGATCGGCGGCGCGTCGCTTGCGCAAGGCGCAACGAACATCGCGGTCGGCGTGAACGCGGTCGCAGATGGTCTGTATCACGCAGTCGCAGTCGGCGGGGACGCAGACGCAGCCGACGTTTATACGGTCGCCATTGGCGGACATTCGCTTGCCTCGGCATCCACGTCGACAGCGCTCGGCTCGCACGCATCGGCGCTCGCGAGCGGCTCGGTCGCGCTCGGCGAGGGGTCGGTCGCGACGCGCAGCAATACGGTATCCGTCGGCAAACAGGGCGGCGAACGGCAGATCACGAACGTCGCCGCCGGCAGCGCGGGCACGGACGCCGTCAACGTGAACCAGTTGAACGCAGCCATTGCCGCTGGTGGAGGCGGTGGCGGCGAAAGTGGTGGCGGCGGCGGTGGAAACACCATTAATCTCCCGCCGGACCTGAAGTATTTCCACGCAAGCTCGGCGCTCGCCGACGCATCGGCTGCAGGCCAGGAGACGGTTGCCGTCGGTGGCAATGCAACGGCGCTTGCGGCGAACTCGGTTGCGCTCGGCTCGAACTCGGTAGCCGATCGCGCGAACACGGTATCCGTGGGCAACGACCTCACCAACCGCCAGATCACGCATCTGGCAGCCGGCACGGCCGATACCGATGCCGTCAACGTCGGCCAGTTGAACACGACCGTGCAGAACGCGATAACGGGCGGCGCGCTGCCGAACCTCGTCGTCTACGACTCGGTGGCGCACAACGCGTTGACGCTGGGCGGCGTGGGCGCGACGCAACCCGTGCGATTGATGAACGTGGCGCCCGGAGCGATCACGCAAAACAGCACCGACGCGATCAACGGCTCGCAGATGTTCCAGCTGGCCCAGGCGACACAGCAAGGTTTCAACGACGTCGGCAACGGCATGAGCGCGCTGGCGCAAAGCACGGCAACGGCGCTCGGCGGCAATTCAAGCGCCAATACGCCCGACGGCTCGATCACGCCGCCGAGCTACAAGATCGGCGATCAGACCTATCACAACGTCGGCGAAGCGCTCGACGCGCTCGCGGCGAATGGTGGCGGTGGCGGCGGCTCCGCCAACAGCGTGAACTACGACACGGCTGCGCATAACGTCGTGACGCTGGGCGGCACGCTCGCGCACGCGCCCGTCGCGCTGACGAACGTCGCGAACGGCGCAATCAACGCGAACAGCACCGACGCGATCAACGGCAAGCAGATGTACGCGACGACCAGCACCGTGGCCAATGCGATCGGCGCGGGCGCATCGGTCAAGGCGGACGGCACGCTGGCAGCGCCCTCCTATGTGATTTCCGGCGTCACCTACAACAACATGGGCAGCGCGATCAACGCAATCGGCGCGGTCGGACAGGACGTGCAGATCACGGCCAGGTACGTGAAAGTAACGTCGACGGCATCGCAGGCGCTTTCGAACGGCGTCGAGACGACTGCTATCGGCGGCGCGGCGTATGCATCGGGCGACCGCTCGGTGGCAATCGGCACGGGCGCACGCGCGCAGTACGACGACTCGGTGGCGCTCGGATCGAACGCGCAGGTGTATGAATCCAACACGGTTTCGGTCGGCCGCAAGGGCGGCGAGAAACGCGTGACGAACGTCGCGGATGGCGTCAGCGCAACCGACGCCGCCACAGTGGGCCAGTTGACCGCGTTGCAAAAGGCGTTGTCGACGACGTCGCCCATAGTGCATTCGATGCTGCTCACCGACACCTCGGTGCTCGACTACATCAAGGTCAGCCCGAACGTGATGACGGGCGCGCCGACCTCGGTGTCGAACGATCTGAACGCGATGGCAATCGGGCCGTCCGCGAACGCGTCGGGGACAAACGCTTTGGCCGTCGGCGCAGGCGCGGGCGCGGCACGTACGGGCTCGACGGCCGTCGGCTCGGGCGCCGCCGCGCTCGCCGTCAATTCGACGGTGATCGGCCAGGGCGCCTCGACGGGCTTCAATGCGCTGAACGGTGTGTCGATCGGTTATATGGCCGATGCCGAAAACGCCAACTCACTGGGCTTCGGCTCGTTCTCGATCGCGGGCGGCACGGGTTCCGTCGCGCTCGGCTATAACGCGCTCGTGTTCACCGCTGCGACCAATGCGATGGCGCTCGGCACGGGCGCGACGGCGACCACGGCAGGTTCGATTGCATTGGGCACGGGCTCGATCGCGGACCGCGCGAACACGATCTCCGTGGGCAATGCGACGGCGCAGCGCCAGATCGTCAACGTCGCGGCGGGCACGGCGAATACGGATGCCGTCAACGTGTCGCAGCTCAGAGGCGTGACGAGCGCACTCGGCGGCGGCGCGAGCGTGGCCGGCGACGGTAGCGTCGCGAAACCTTCCTACGTGATCGGCGGAACGACGTATAACGATGTCGGATCGGCGCTCGACGCCGCCGCTGGCTCGGGTTCGGCCGACGCCGTCAAATACGACACGGCCGCGCACAACAGGGTGACGCTCGGCGGGACCAGCGCCACGTCGCCCGTCAAGCTGACCAACGTCGCGGCGGGCAGCGCGAACAGCGATGCAGTCAACGTGAAGCAACTGAAGGATCTCGGCGCGACCGTCGATACGAACGGCAACGTGACGAACGGCTTCGTCGCCTATGACGATGCAACGAACGCGAACGTCACACTCAAGGGCGCGAGCGGCACGAAGATCAAAAACGTCGCAGCGGGCACGCTGAGCACCGCCAGCATGGACGCCGTCAACGGCTCGCAGCTGTATCAGACGAACCAGAACGTCGCGAACGTGAGCGCGAACGTCAGCACCATCAACACCATCGTCAACAACATCGCCGCGGGCGGCGGCATCAAGTACTTCCACGCGAACACGACGCTCGCCGATTCACAGGCGGGCGGCGCCGACTCGGTAGCGATCGGCGGCAACGCGCAGGCTACGACGACGGGTTCCGTCGCGCTCGGCAGTAACGCGCGCGTCACGGCGAACAATGCGGTCGCGATCGGCTACAACGCAGTGGCGGACCGCGCGAACACCGTGTCGGTTGGCGCAAGCGGCGCTGAGCGGCAGATCGTCAACGTCGCGGCGGGTTCGACAAACACCGATGCCGTCAACCTCAAGCAACTGAAGGACCTCGGCGCGACTGTCGACCCGAACGGCAACGTGACGAACGGCTTCGTTGCCTACGACGATGCGACGAAATCGAAAGTCACGCTGGGCGGCGTTGCAGCGACGACGCCTGTGAAGGTCGCGAACGTCGCCGCGGGCAGCGCGAATAACGATGCGGTGAACGTGAAGCAGCTGAAGGACCTCGGCGCAACCGTCGATACGAGCGGCAACGTGACGAACGGCTTCGTCGCGTATGACGATGCGTCGAAAAATACCGTCACGCTCAAGGGCGCGAGCGGCACGAAGATCACCAATGTCGCGCCGGGCGCGATCACGTCCGCGAGCAAGGACGCCGTCAACGGCTCGCAGCTGTATCAGACGAACCAGAACGTCGCGAACATCGGCGCGAGCGTCAACAACGTGACGAACTACTACAACACGCTTGTCGAAGGCGGCGGCATCAAGTATTTCCACGCCAATTCGGCACTCGGCGATTCGCTCGCGAGCGCCGACGACGCGATTGCCATCGGCGGCAACGCACAGGCGTCGGCATCGGCTTCGATTGCACTTGGCGCCAATACGCACGCGACAGCGGCGAATGCCGTTGCGCTGGGCAGCGGATCGGTGGCGGATCGCGCGAATACGATCTCCGTCGGCGCGAGCGGCGCCGAGCGGCAGGTCGTCAATGTCGCGGCAGGTACGGCAAATACCGATGCCGTCAACGTGTCGCAGCTCAAGGGCATCACGACGGTGCTTGGCGGCGGTGCGGACGTCGCCGCCGACGGTTCGATCAGGAAGCCGCAATACGTGATCAACGGCACGACGTACAACGACGTCGGCCAGGCGATCGATGCGGCGGCACAAACGGGCGGCACCGCCGTCGACGCTGTCAGGTATGACACCAGCGCGCACAACAAGGTGACGTTGGGCGGTATAAGCGCAACCTCGCCCGTGAAGCTGACCAACGTCGCGGCAGGCAGCGCAAACAGCGATGCCGTCAACGTGAAGCAGTTGAAGGATCTCGGCGCGAATGTCGACACGAACGGCAACGTGACGAACGGCTTCGTCGCATACGACGATTCGACGGGCGCCAGCGTCACGCTCAAGGGTGCGAGCGGCACGAAGATCAAAAACGTCGTGGCGGGCGTACTGAGCGAGTCGAGCATGGAAGCCGTCAACGGTTCGCAGCTCTACCAGACGAATCAGAACGTCGCGAACCTCGCAGGCAACGTCAACAACATGAGCGACACGCTCAACAACCTGAACGACGGCGGGGGACTGAAGTACTTCCACGCGAACTCGGCGCTCGCCGATTCGCAGGCGGGCGGCACGAACTCGGTGGCGATTGGCGGCAATGCGCAAGCCACCACGGCGGACTCCGTTGCGCTCGGCAGCAACGCGCGCACGACGGCGGCTAATGCTGTCGCGCTCGGCAGCGGCTCGCTGGCCGATCGCGCGAATAGCGTGTCGGTGGGCGCAGGCGGCGCGGAGCGGCAGATTGTCAACGTCGCGGCCGGCTCGCAGAACACCGATGCCGTGAACCTGAAGCAGCTGAAAGACCTTGGCGCATCGTTCGACAACAACGGCAACGTGACGAGCGCGTTCGTCGCGTATGACAGCGCCGCAAAGAACAAGGTCACGTTCGGCGGCGTGGGCGCGACTTCAACCGTGAAGCTGTCGAACGTGGCGGCGGGCAGCGCGAACACAGATGCGGTGAACGTGAAGCAGTTGAAAGACCTCGGCGCAGCCGTCGATACGAACGGCAACGTGACGAACGGCTTTGTCGCGTATGACGATGCATCGAAAGCATCGGTCACGCTCAAGGGCGCAAGCGGCACGAAGATCACCAATCTGATTGCGGGTGCGCTGAATGCCAATAGCACCGATGCCGTCAATGGCTCGCAGCTGTATCAGACGAACCAGAACGTCGCGAATGTCACGAACAATCTGGCGAACCTGGCAGGCAACGTCAACAACATGAGCGACACGCTCAACAACCTGAACGACGGCGGTGGACTGAAGTACTTCCACGCGAACTCGACGCTCGCCGATTCGCAGGCGGGTGGCGCGAACTCGGTGGCGATTGGCGGCAACGCACAGGCCACCACGGCCGATTCCGTCGCGCTCGGCAGCAACGCGCGCACGACGGCGGCCAATTCTGTCGCGCTCGGCAGTGGCTCGCTGGCCGATCGCGCGAATAGCGTATCGGTGGGCGCAGGCGGCGCGGAGCGGCAGATCGTCAACGTCGCGGCCGGCTCGCAGAATACGGACGCCGTGAACCTGAAGCAGCTGAAAGATCTTGGCGCATCGTTCGACAACAACGGCAACGTGACGAGCGCGTTCGTCGTGTACGACACCACAGCGAAGAACAAGGTCACGTTCGGCGGCGTGGGTGCGACATCGACCGTGAAGCTGTCGAACGTCGCGGCAGGCAGTGCAAACACAGATGCGGTGAACGTGAAGCAGCTGAAGGATCTGGGGGCAACCGTCGATACGAACGGCAACGTGACGAACGCCTTTGTCGCGTATGACGATGCATCGAAAGCATCGGTCACGCTCAAGGGCGCAAGCGGCACGAAGATCACCAATCTGATTGCGGGTGCGCTGAATGCCAATAGCACCGATGCCGTCAACGGCTCGCAGCTCTACCAGACGAACCAGAACGTTGCGAACATCGGCGCGAGCGTCAACAACGTCGCGAACTACTACAACACCCTCGTCGAAGGCGGCGGCATCAAGTATTTCCACGCCAATTCGTCACTCGACGATTCGCTCGCGAGCGGTCAAGACGCAATCGCGATCGGCGGCAACGCGCAGGCCAACGACACAGGCGCCGTTTCGATCGGTGCGGGTGCGCTGGCCGACCGTTCCAACTCGATCGCGATCGGCCAGAACGCGCAGGCAAGTGCGGCGAATTCAGTGGCGCTCGGCGCCAATTCGTCGACGACCGCGACGCTGACGACACCCGCCTATCAGCCGGGAACGACGCAGCTCGCGGGCACGACACCTGTCGGCGAAGTCTCCGTCGGATCGACGGGCAACGAGCGGCGCGTGACGAACGTCGCAGCGGGCGCGGCGGAAACCGATGCCGTCAACGTGAGCCAGCTCAGGTCTGCCGTCGATGCGTCGTCCAGCGGCGTGCTCGCTGAGGCAGTGGTATACGACAACGCGCAGCACAACAGCGTGACGCTGGGCGGCACGACGGCAACTTCGCCCGTCGCGCTGAAGAACGTCGCGCCGGGCGCGATCGCTTCGGGGAGCCGCGATGCCATCAACGGTTCGCAGCTCTATAACGTCGCGAGCACGACGGCAGCGGCGCTGGGCGGCGGTGCGGCGCTCGGCAGCGATGGGAAGATTGCAGCGCCGACGTATGTGATCAGCGGCAATTCGTATAACGATGTCGGCAATGCGCTTTCTGCGATTGGCACAGCAGTCGACGGCGCCACCACGTACATGAAGTACTTCAAGGTCGTTCCGCCAAGCGATCCTCAGCTCGATGCGCCAGCCGTCGCTACCGGCGTCTTCGCGATGGCGCTGGGTGCCGGTGCCGCAGCTAATGGCCCTTACACCATGGCGCTTGGGTCCGGATCGTTCGCAGGAGCGCAATTCGGCGTCGCCATTGGCTATAACGCGCGAGCTACTTTCGCCAACTCGGTCGCAGTGGGTAACGGGTCGCAAACCACGGCGGAAAACACCGTGTCAGTGGGCACTGTTCAGCTGCAGCGCCGCATTACGAACGTCGCGGACGGCATCGACTCGACCGACGCCGTCACGATGCACCAGTTCTCCGAACTGCAGGGCCAGATGCTGCATGCGACCAACGCGCCGCGCTCGATGCTGTTGGGCGCCCCCAACCCACTCGACTTCATCGCCGTCAGCCCGACCACGACGACGACCAACATGACGCTGACGTCAAACGACCCGAACGCACTCGCGATCGGGCCCGGCGCAACTTCGACAGCGGCGAATACGACCAGCGTCGGCACGTTGGCAACGGCAGGCGGCAACAAGTCCACGGCGGTCGGGGCAGGCGCGGGAGCCGCGCGCGAAGGCGCCACCGCCGTCGGTCAAGGCTCGGCCGCGCTCGGCATCAATGCCACTGTCATCGGCACGGGCGCATCGACCGGCTTCGGTGCCGAAAACGCCGTGGCGCTCGGCTACATGGCATCTGCCATCGGTGCGGGTTCGATGAGTTTTGGCGCCGACGCGGATGCCAACGGCACGGGCTCGATCGCCTTCGGCAACGGCTCGATGACACTCACACCCGCCACGAACTCCGTCGCTCTCGGCGCGAACTCCGTTGCGGCCCGCGCCAACACGATCTCGGTGGGCAGCGACACGCTGCAACGCCAGATCGTCAACGTCGCGGCGGGCACATCGAATACCGACGCCGTCAACGTGTCGCAGCTCAAGGGCATCACGACGGTGCTCGGCGGTGGCGCAGGCATCGCGAGCGACGGCTCGGTCAAGAAGCCGGTTTATACGATCGGCGGACAGACCTATAGCGACGTCGGCGCGGCGCTCAACGCCGCAGCCGCCTCGGGTGGCGGCGCTTCGCCCGATGCCGTTTCGTACGACACGGCCGCGCATTCCCGCGTCACATTCGGCGGCGCGACGGGCGCACCCGTCACGCTTGCGAACGTCGCGCCCGGCCTGCTGGCGCCCAACAGCACGGAAGCCATCAACGGCGCGCAGCTCTACAACACCGCGAGCACCGTGGCGGGCGCGCTGGGCAGCGGCGCAACGGTCGGCTCGGACGGCAAGGTCAAGGCGCCGGTCTACACGATTGGCGGCTCGACGTATAACAACGTCGGCACGGCCCTCTCCGCCGTCGATTCCGCGCTCGCCACGGGCGGCAACCCGAACGGCGTCGTCTATGACTCGTCTGCGCGTAGCAAGGTCACCCTCGGCGGCGCGAGCGCGAGCACGCCCGTCACGCTGACGAACCTCGCCGACGCGAAGGCCGACAGCGATGCCGTCAACCTGAAGCAACTGAAGGCAGCGGGCATTGCCGTCGATCCGTCGACGGGTCTCGTGACCAACGCGCTCGTCGCCTATGACGGCGCGTCGAAGTCGAGCGTCACGTTCAACGCGGGCGGCTCGCCGACGCACTTGAAGAACGTCGCGGATGCCGTCGATGCGCTCGATGCCGTGAACCTGCGGCAAATGCAGAGCTACGTGTCCACGCAGATCACGAACTACACGCCGACATCCACGCCTTTGCCCGTGGTCAACGACCTGCCCGTGGGCACCGCGACGGGTTCGGACGCGATTGCGATCGGCAACGGCGCGAACGCGTCGGGCAGTGGTGCAATCGCAATCGGCGCGCGCACGGCGACGGCGGGCGATCAGTCGGTGGCGCTCGGCGTGGCGGCATCGGCGCCCGCGACCAATGCCGTGGCGCTCGGCGCGAACTCGGTGGCCGATCGCGACAACAGTGTCTCCATGGGCGCGGTTGGCTCCGAGCGGCAGATCACCAACGTCGCGGCAGGCACAGCGGCAACGGATGCCGTCAACCTCGGCCAGATGAACAGCGCGATCAGCGGCGTCTACAAGAGCATGCATGACATGGATCGCGACAACAAGCGCGGCATCGCGGCTGCGTCGGCGCTCAACATCGTCACGCCGTATCTGCCTGGCCGCACGACGCTCAATGCAGGCGTAGCCGGCTATCGCGGCACGGCGGCGCTCGGTGTGGGCGTATCGCGCTGGAACGAGAAGGGCTCGGTGAACTACAACCTCGGCGTGTCGAGCGCGGGCGGCAACAGCACGATCGTCCGCGCGGGTGTCGGCATCGTATTCGGCGACTGA
- a CDS encoding OmpA family protein — protein MKHSLMTGACVALSALVAGCASTASRDALQVQNPTVLQRGIGATQDNTAGAATPAWLGTYRTADNARAIGSIQKRLDALGPHKDNYFGFKAQCWLDAARDERSHWNHWGFVEEALREASRLASGLETGGGLVADNPDLRSSVVVRPDVWKQILTAKASPAFASCVPAQRLTACDEVGMIHAGHEAWTRNFTASAQRVDDVTKTLPQIDAALAACTPPVAVQPVGLAPKVTLEGDATFAFDRGDIAGLLPAGKARLDQLIRDMKQAGDVTAIRVEGYTDRLGSDALNRRLSATRAETVKRYLTASGIDAPVSAQGMSSANPLVQCDERNQQQLIRCLAPNRRVELSFTRGGSASTAPAR, from the coding sequence ATGAAGCATTCATTGATGACGGGGGCGTGCGTCGCGTTGTCGGCGCTCGTCGCCGGCTGCGCGTCGACGGCCTCGCGCGACGCGCTGCAGGTGCAGAACCCAACCGTCCTGCAACGCGGGATCGGCGCGACGCAGGACAACACGGCAGGCGCGGCCACGCCCGCATGGCTCGGGACCTATCGCACCGCCGACAACGCCCGCGCGATCGGTTCGATCCAGAAGCGTCTCGATGCGCTCGGCCCGCACAAGGACAACTATTTCGGCTTCAAGGCGCAATGCTGGCTCGACGCGGCGCGCGACGAGCGCTCGCACTGGAACCACTGGGGCTTCGTCGAAGAAGCCTTGCGCGAAGCCAGCCGTCTTGCGTCGGGACTCGAAACGGGCGGCGGCCTTGTCGCCGACAATCCGGATTTGCGCAGTTCGGTCGTGGTGCGGCCCGACGTCTGGAAGCAGATCCTGACGGCCAAGGCATCGCCCGCGTTTGCGTCCTGCGTGCCAGCACAGCGCCTGACCGCCTGCGACGAAGTCGGCATGATCCACGCGGGGCACGAGGCGTGGACACGCAATTTCACGGCCAGCGCGCAGCGCGTGGACGACGTGACGAAGACCTTGCCGCAGATCGATGCGGCGCTTGCCGCGTGTACGCCGCCCGTCGCCGTGCAGCCCGTTGGACTCGCGCCGAAAGTCACGCTGGAAGGCGACGCAACGTTCGCGTTCGATCGCGGCGACATCGCGGGGTTGTTGCCCGCAGGCAAAGCCAGGCTGGATCAGCTGATCCGCGACATGAAGCAGGCCGGCGACGTGACGGCCATTCGCGTCGAAGGCTATACGGACCGGCTGGGCAGCGACGCGCTTAACCGGCGGCTATCCGCGACGCGTGCGGAGACGGTGAAGCGCTACCTCACGGCGAGCGGCATCGACGCGCCGGTCAGCGCGCAAGGTATGAGCAGCGCGAATCCGCTCGTGCAATGCGACGAGCGCAACCAGCAGCAATTGATCCGCTGCCTCGCGCCCAACCGGCGCGTCGAGCTGAGCTTTACGCGCGGTGGTTCGGCCTCCACCGCTCCCGCGCGATAA
- a CDS encoding Hpt domain-containing protein, which yields MADGWTRVLAEGPGDLQTMLLQSVQADLRAALDAVDLDDASRVAYLAHRLKGSARLAGDEPALALCASLEKVAQASDIGHVRLLLMQAERAFGIALRARGDPTS from the coding sequence AGGGCCGGGCGATCTTCAAACAATGCTGCTGCAAAGCGTGCAAGCGGATCTGCGCGCAGCGCTCGATGCAGTCGATCTCGACGACGCCTCGCGTGTCGCGTATCTCGCACACAGGCTGAAGGGATCGGCGCGGCTCGCGGGCGATGAGCCTGCCTTGGCATTGTGCGCGTCGCTGGAAAAAGTGGCGCAGGCGAGTGACATCGGACACGTCCGCTTGCTGCTGATGCAGGCCGAGCGCGCATTCGGCATTGCGTTGCGCGCCCGAGGGGACCCGACGAGCTAA